From one Bacteroides intestinalis DSM 17393 genomic stretch:
- a CDS encoding 1-acyl-sn-glycerol-3-phosphate acyltransferase yields MADDSLFLIDIDKVLREKAPKYYKYIPRFVVSYLKRIVHQEELNVFLRDSKDKVGVDFLKACLEFLDANIVVKGEENLPKEGLYTFVSNHPLGGQDGVALGYILGSFYNGKVKYMVNDLLMNLQGLAPLCIPINKTGKQAKDFPRMVEAGFASDDQLIMFPAGLCSRRQNGVIRDLDWKKTFIVKSVQTHRDVVPIHFEGRNSNFFYNLANICKFLGIKVNIAMLYLADEMLKNRHKTFTVTIGKPISWQTFDKSKTPAEWAAYVKDIVYKL; encoded by the coding sequence ATGGCTGACGACTCTTTATTTTTGATTGATATTGATAAAGTACTCCGGGAAAAGGCTCCGAAGTACTATAAGTATATCCCCAGATTCGTAGTTTCTTATCTGAAAAGAATTGTTCATCAGGAAGAACTGAATGTTTTCCTGCGCGATTCTAAGGATAAAGTGGGCGTAGACTTTTTAAAAGCCTGCCTGGAATTTCTGGATGCCAATATCGTGGTGAAGGGAGAAGAAAATCTACCGAAAGAAGGACTTTACACCTTTGTCTCCAATCATCCGTTGGGAGGCCAGGATGGTGTGGCCTTGGGATATATACTGGGCTCTTTTTATAATGGCAAGGTGAAGTATATGGTAAATGACTTGCTGATGAATCTGCAAGGATTAGCCCCTCTCTGTATACCTATTAATAAGACCGGAAAACAGGCAAAAGACTTTCCGAGAATGGTAGAAGCAGGTTTTGCATCCGATGATCAATTGATAATGTTCCCGGCTGGGTTGTGTTCCCGTCGTCAGAATGGAGTGATCCGTGACTTGGATTGGAAGAAGACCTTTATTGTAAAGAGCGTGCAGACACATCGTGATGTTGTCCCTATTCATTTCGAGGGTCGGAATTCGAACTTTTTTTATAATTTGGCTAACATCTGTAAATTCTTGGGCATCAAGGTTAATATTGCTATGCTCTATCTTGCGGATGAGATGCTGAAGAACCGTCATAAAACGTTTACCGTAACCATTGGGAAACCTATTTCCTGGCAGACTTTTGATAAATCGAAGACTCCTGCCGAGTGGGCGGCTTATGTGAAAGACATTGTGTATAAGTTATAA
- a CDS encoding RNA polymerase sigma factor: MNSITFQKDLLGVQNDLLRFAYKLTSDREEANDLLQETSLKALDNEDKYVPDTNFKGWMYTIMRNIFINNYRKVVRDQTFVDQTDNLYHLNLPQESGFQSTESAYDLKEMHRIVNALPREYKIPFSMHVSGFKYREIAEKLGLPLGTVKSRIFFTRQKLQQELKDFR; the protein is encoded by the coding sequence ATGAACAGTATTACATTCCAAAAAGATTTGCTCGGAGTACAAAACGATTTATTACGTTTCGCATACAAATTAACCTCCGACCGTGAAGAAGCAAATGATTTGCTTCAGGAAACCTCATTAAAGGCATTGGACAATGAAGATAAATATGTACCGGACACTAATTTCAAAGGCTGGATGTACACCATCATGCGCAATATCTTTATTAATAACTATCGCAAGGTGGTTCGCGACCAGACCTTCGTAGACCAGACAGATAATCTTTATCATCTTAATCTGCCACAGGAATCCGGATTTCAAAGCACCGAAAGCGCTTATGACCTGAAAGAGATGCACCGCATAGTAAATGCCTTGCCACGCGAATATAAGATTCCATTCTCTATGCATGTATCCGGTTTCAAATACCGCGAAATTGCAGAAAAGCTGGGATTACCCTTAGGCACAGTAAAGAGCCGCATATTCTTTACACGCCAAAAATTGCAGCAAGAACTGAAAGACTTCAGATAA
- a CDS encoding RNA polymerase sigma factor, whose amino-acid sequence MNNSITFQKELLGVQGDLLRFAYKLTSDHEEANDLLQETSLKALDNEDKYAPDTNFKGWMYTIMRNIFINNYRKVVRDQTFVDQTDNLYHLNLPQDSGFDCTESAYDLKEMHRIVNALPREYKIPFSMHVSGFKYREIAEKLGLPLGTVKSRIFFTRQKLQQELKDFV is encoded by the coding sequence ATGAATAACAGTATTACATTCCAAAAAGAATTGCTCGGGGTACAAGGCGATTTATTACGCTTTGCATACAAATTAACCTCGGACCACGAAGAAGCAAACGACCTACTCCAGGAAACCTCTTTAAAGGCGTTAGATAACGAAGATAAATATGCACCTGATACGAATTTCAAAGGATGGATGTATACCATCATGCGTAACATCTTTATCAACAACTACCGTAAAGTAGTTCGCGATCAGACTTTCGTAGACCAAACAGATAATCTCTATCATCTCAACTTACCGCAGGATTCGGGATTCGATTGCACGGAAAGCGCTTATGACCTGAAAGAGATGCACCGTATAGTAAATGCTCTGCCCCGTGAATATAAAATTCCGTTCTCAATGCACGTATCCGGTTTCAAATACCGCGAAATTGCAGAGAAGCTGGGATTACCATTAGGTACAGTAAAAAGCCGTATCTTCTTTACCCGACAGAAGTTACAACAAGAATTGAAAGATTTTGTTTAA
- a CDS encoding glycoside hydrolase family 16 protein — MMKYSIVAIIAMAWLSGSLSYPDGGQAGRKLQKDDETLVYDHPGDVLLLKEGDRHPKVDSWYFYTAHEFNGKDTKKGLPLGFIEHRGMHMSRTAKVDNRKCSKVEDGVLCIWSVEEKDSIDNRFGKKVKYSHGCYRTSLPGSKEFWCNFTENMRIEIRFKRTSYVGFNDALWFMGNNNRPWPKNGEIDLLENPKKTLNDRAHFTLHSENHYAGVVGGSGSVTSTIDLADMSQWNIYWLEWYPDRIVGGVNGQAYFEHNKGADGNTDWPWSDPQGFFLIFSTGISTNPNAWPGAIIPSEWKKDAMPAMYIDWIRVYTNKDYKGENPPAPKFY; from the coding sequence ATGATGAAATATTCAATCGTTGCTATAATCGCTATGGCATGGCTTTCCGGCAGTCTGTCTTATCCCGATGGCGGACAAGCAGGAAGGAAATTGCAGAAAGATGATGAAACGCTGGTTTATGATCATCCGGGGGATGTGTTGCTTCTGAAGGAAGGGGACAGACACCCTAAAGTGGATAGCTGGTATTTCTATACAGCCCATGAGTTTAATGGTAAAGATACGAAAAAGGGGCTTCCACTTGGCTTTATAGAACATAGAGGCATGCACATGTCTCGTACGGCAAAGGTCGATAACCGGAAATGCTCAAAGGTAGAGGATGGGGTTTTGTGCATCTGGAGTGTGGAAGAGAAAGATTCGATAGACAACCGTTTTGGTAAGAAAGTGAAGTATTCTCACGGTTGTTACCGTACTTCTTTACCGGGAAGTAAGGAGTTTTGGTGCAATTTCACCGAGAATATGCGCATTGAAATCCGCTTCAAACGTACTTCCTATGTAGGCTTTAATGATGCCCTTTGGTTTATGGGCAACAATAACCGTCCCTGGCCGAAGAACGGTGAAATCGACCTTTTGGAGAATCCGAAGAAGACGCTGAATGACCGTGCCCACTTCACGCTGCATTCCGAGAATCATTATGCCGGTGTGGTAGGTGGTTCGGGCAGTGTCACTTCCACTATTGATCTTGCTGATATGTCCCAGTGGAATATCTATTGGTTGGAATGGTATCCCGACCGTATTGTAGGAGGTGTCAACGGACAAGCCTATTTTGAACATAACAAAGGGGCTGATGGCAATACCGACTGGCCTTGGAGTGATCCGCAGGGCTTTTTCCTGATTTTCAGTACAGGTATCTCTACCAATCCGAATGCCTGGCCCGGCGCCATCATACCTTCCGAATGGAAGAAAGACGCGATGCCTGCCATGTATATCGACTGGATACGTGTTTATACGAATAAAGACTATAAAGGAGAAAATCCTCCTGCCCCCAAATTTTACTAA
- a CDS encoding alpha-L-fucosidase, with translation MKNLILTTVLSLTILSGLQAQETYYEKHVAFPADATVAEKIDMASRLVPTPQQLEWQRMELTAFLHFGVNTFTGREWGDGTEDPAIFNPTSLDCEQWVRTLKESGFKMAIITAKHHDGFCLWPTKTTRHSVASSSWKDGKGDVVRELRDACKKYGIKFGVYLSPWDRNASCYGDSPAYNQFFIEQLTELLTNYGEVHEVWFDGANGEGPNGKKQIYDWDAILRTIRRLQPKAVTAIMGDDVRWVGNEKGIGRETEWSATALTPGIYPRSGEQNKELGIFGKAKDLGGRDIVARATELFWYPSEVDVSIRPGWFYHTDQDKQVKSLNHLTDIYFKSVGYNSVLLLNIPPDLRGLINENDVQRLKEFSSYLKKTFACNYVLKGNEAWHGTSGTVRQYDIQKDALVNAFMIQEDISKGQRIESFLVEAYKDGSWIHMAEGTTVGYKRLVRFSDTCPERIRVTIRSARGVANVTAVGLFYAEPLADKNEEVQLSDVPVDGWQVVGGNTDSHKAIDGNRKTVWRASALTPLVVDMGHEVSMNGFSYAPSLEEDLTGTIYKYAFYVSLDGQSWTKCEAGGEFSNIMHNPVPYFVRFGKTYPARYFKLESLSEINNKNAVSVGEVGILTK, from the coding sequence ATGAAAAACCTGATTCTAACTACAGTTCTTAGTCTTACAATCCTTTCCGGATTGCAGGCACAAGAAACTTATTATGAAAAGCACGTTGCTTTTCCCGCTGATGCTACAGTTGCGGAAAAGATAGATATGGCTTCACGCCTTGTACCCACTCCCCAACAACTGGAGTGGCAGCGTATGGAACTGACCGCTTTCCTGCATTTTGGTGTAAATACTTTCACCGGACGAGAGTGGGGAGATGGTACTGAAGATCCTGCCATCTTTAATCCTACCTCGCTGGACTGCGAACAATGGGTGAGGACTCTTAAAGAATCCGGTTTCAAGATGGCCATCATCACCGCCAAACATCACGATGGCTTCTGTCTCTGGCCTACCAAAACGACCCGTCACTCCGTGGCCTCTTCCTCTTGGAAAGATGGAAAGGGAGACGTGGTACGTGAATTGCGCGATGCTTGCAAGAAGTATGGCATCAAATTTGGAGTTTACCTCTCCCCTTGGGATCGTAATGCCTCTTGCTATGGTGATTCCCCTGCCTACAACCAGTTTTTCATCGAGCAACTGACCGAATTGCTCACCAATTACGGTGAAGTCCATGAAGTGTGGTTTGACGGTGCCAACGGTGAAGGTCCTAACGGCAAAAAACAAATCTATGACTGGGATGCCATTCTGCGCACCATCCGCCGCCTGCAACCTAAAGCAGTTACTGCTATCATGGGTGATGACGTTCGTTGGGTAGGCAATGAAAAAGGTATCGGTCGTGAAACAGAATGGAGTGCTACAGCTCTGACTCCGGGTATTTATCCCCGTTCCGGCGAACAGAATAAAGAATTGGGTATCTTCGGCAAGGCAAAGGACTTAGGCGGACGTGATATAGTGGCTCGCGCTACCGAACTTTTCTGGTATCCTTCTGAGGTGGATGTTTCCATTCGTCCGGGTTGGTTTTATCATACCGATCAGGACAAGCAGGTGAAGTCTTTAAATCATCTGACGGATATTTATTTCAAATCAGTAGGCTATAATTCCGTTCTTTTATTGAATATTCCGCCCGACCTTCGTGGGTTGATCAATGAAAATGATGTGCAGCGGCTGAAAGAATTTTCCAGTTATTTAAAGAAAACTTTTGCCTGTAATTATGTGCTGAAAGGAAACGAGGCATGGCATGGAACTTCCGGTACAGTCCGCCAATATGATATACAGAAAGATGCGTTGGTGAATGCTTTTATGATTCAGGAAGATATCTCCAAAGGACAACGTATTGAAAGTTTCCTTGTAGAAGCGTATAAAGATGGCTCCTGGATTCATATGGCAGAAGGCACAACTGTAGGGTATAAGCGTCTTGTACGTTTCTCTGATACTTGTCCGGAGCGTATTCGTGTAACCATTCGTTCTGCCCGTGGTGTGGCTAATGTAACTGCGGTCGGCCTTTTCTACGCAGAACCTCTTGCAGATAAGAATGAAGAAGTACAACTCAGCGATGTACCAGTTGATGGATGGCAGGTGGTTGGTGGCAATACAGATTCCCACAAGGCTATTGATGGAAATCGTAAAACGGTTTGGCGTGCTTCTGCACTTACACCATTGGTAGTCGATATGGGACATGAAGTGAGTATGAATGGTTTCAGCTATGCTCCCTCTCTGGAAGAAGATTTAACGGGAACTATCTATAAGTATGCTTTCTACGTCAGTCTTGATGGTCAGTCGTGGACTAAATGTGAGGCGGGTGGTGAGTTCAGCAATATCATGCACAATCCCGTGCCTTATTTTGTACGATTCGGCAAGACGTATCCTGCCCGTTACTTTAAACTGGAGTCTTTGTCGGAGATAAATAACAAAAACGCCGTATCTGTCGGTGAAGTAGGTATTCTGACAAAATAG
- a CDS encoding glycoside hydrolase family 2 TIM barrel-domain containing protein → MIKQILLSLIALYSFPVLVVAQPEWQSQYAIGKNKLAPHTYIWPYANADAVGEGNYEQSPYYMSLNGKWKFHWVKNPDHRPKEFYKPSFYTGGWADIDVPGNWERQGYGTAIYVNETYEFDDPLFNFKKNPPLVPYAENEVGSYRRTFTVPADWKDRRIVICCEGVISFYYIWVNGHMLGYNQGSKTPAEWDITDYVQAGENTVALEVYRWSAGSYLECQDMWRLSGIERDVYLYSTPRQFIADYKVTSSLDKKEYKEGIFGLDITVEGSAAGVSTLAYSLEDTAGKAILQNEIPVKNRGLSNFITFDEQSLPDVKRWSAEHPNLYTLILALKDDAGHITHLTGCKVGFRTSEIKDGRFCINGVPVLVKGANRHEHSQLGRTVSKELMEEDIRLMKQHNLNTVRNSHYPTHPYWYQLCDRYGLYVIDEANIESHGMGYGPASLAKDSTWLPAHMDRTQRMYERAKNHPGIVIWSLGNEAGNGINFERTYDWMKSVETTRPIQYERAEQNYNTDIYCRMYRSVEELLVYARQTEPKVYRPFIMTEYLHAMGNSGGGLKEYMDVFETEPIVQGGCIWDWVDQSFREIDADGRWYWTYGGDYGPKNVPSFGNFCCNGLVNAVREPHPHLLEVKKAYQYIKATLVDKSNLTLNIKNWYDFTNLNAYILHWQVVGDHGKVIADGTRRVDAAPHATVEVTLGAVRLPSDVREAYLNLSWTPVDAAPFINTDYEVAYDQFVLSGNKNYRTPETKLSGKVEMNIDPATGALRSYIYNRKELLFSPVTLSLYRPVTDNDNREKVGGAKAWKKAGLDQLTQRALTVKTSTRGGRAEVELLNVRGEKVGTASFVYTLKKNGELDIQTHFVPDTTVISSLARVGFTFEMPDTYSQVSYLGRGDHETYMDRNQSGKIGIYHTDVERMFHYYVRPQATGNRTDVRWMQLADEAGEGLAFRSDTSFQFSVVPFTDENLDAATHINQLRREGVITVHLDAAQAGVGTATCGPGVLPQYRVPVQDYTFRFTIRPLK, encoded by the coding sequence ATGATAAAGCAGATACTTTTGAGTTTGATAGCCCTATATTCATTTCCCGTGCTTGTTGTGGCGCAGCCGGAATGGCAGAGCCAGTATGCTATCGGAAAAAACAAACTAGCACCACATACTTATATATGGCCTTATGCGAATGCTGATGCTGTGGGTGAAGGCAATTATGAGCAATCACCTTACTATATGAGTCTGAACGGTAAATGGAAATTCCATTGGGTGAAGAATCCCGATCATCGTCCGAAAGAGTTTTATAAACCTTCGTTTTATACGGGCGGATGGGCAGATATCGATGTACCCGGCAACTGGGAACGTCAGGGATATGGTACGGCTATTTATGTGAATGAAACTTATGAATTTGATGATCCTTTGTTCAACTTCAAAAAGAATCCGCCGCTGGTACCTTATGCAGAGAACGAAGTAGGTTCTTATCGCCGTACGTTCACGGTTCCTGCTGACTGGAAAGACCGTCGCATCGTGATTTGCTGTGAAGGTGTGATCTCTTTCTATTATATCTGGGTGAACGGACATATGCTGGGTTATAACCAAGGTTCAAAGACTCCTGCCGAATGGGATATCACGGACTATGTACAGGCAGGAGAAAATACCGTGGCACTTGAAGTATATCGCTGGAGTGCAGGTTCCTATCTGGAGTGTCAGGATATGTGGCGGTTGAGTGGTATTGAACGGGATGTCTATCTTTACAGTACTCCACGCCAGTTTATAGCTGATTATAAAGTGACTTCTTCTTTGGATAAGAAAGAGTATAAGGAAGGAATTTTCGGCCTTGATATAACAGTTGAAGGAAGTGCGGCTGGTGTGTCTACTTTGGCATATAGTCTGGAAGATACTGCCGGAAAGGCAATATTACAAAATGAAATACCGGTCAAGAACCGTGGTTTGAGTAATTTTATTACCTTTGACGAACAGTCCCTTCCTGATGTAAAACGTTGGAGTGCAGAACACCCGAATCTTTATACATTGATATTGGCGTTGAAAGATGATGCAGGACATATAACACACCTGACCGGTTGCAAAGTCGGTTTCCGTACTTCCGAAATCAAGGATGGCCGTTTCTGTATCAACGGGGTACCTGTATTGGTAAAAGGTGCTAACCGGCATGAACACTCACAGTTGGGACGTACTGTCAGCAAAGAACTGATGGAAGAAGACATTCGCCTGATGAAGCAACATAATCTGAATACTGTGCGCAACTCGCATTATCCGACACATCCGTACTGGTATCAACTCTGCGACCGCTACGGCCTTTATGTGATAGATGAAGCAAACATCGAGTCGCATGGCATGGGGTATGGCCCGGCTTCATTGGCAAAGGATAGCACCTGGCTACCTGCACACATGGACCGTACGCAACGTATGTACGAGCGTGCCAAGAACCATCCGGGTATCGTGATCTGGTCGTTGGGCAACGAAGCGGGTAACGGAATCAACTTTGAACGGACATACGACTGGATGAAGTCCGTTGAAACCACCCGTCCTATACAATACGAGCGTGCCGAACAGAATTATAATACGGATATCTACTGTCGTATGTACCGCAGTGTGGAAGAATTGCTGGTCTATGCCCGCCAGACAGAACCGAAAGTATATCGTCCTTTCATCATGACTGAATATCTGCATGCTATGGGCAATAGCGGAGGCGGATTGAAAGAATACATGGATGTTTTCGAAACAGAACCTATAGTGCAGGGCGGTTGTATCTGGGATTGGGTAGATCAGTCTTTCCGTGAAATAGATGCCGATGGTCGTTGGTATTGGACTTACGGTGGCGATTATGGTCCGAAGAATGTACCCAGTTTTGGAAACTTCTGCTGCAATGGTCTGGTGAATGCCGTCCGCGAACCTCATCCGCATTTGCTGGAAGTGAAGAAAGCATATCAATATATAAAGGCTACACTAGTTGATAAGAGTAACCTGACTTTAAATATAAAGAATTGGTATGATTTTACGAATCTCAATGCTTATATCTTACACTGGCAGGTGGTAGGTGATCATGGGAAAGTGATTGCTGACGGTACTCGTCGGGTAGATGCTGCTCCGCACGCCACCGTTGAAGTTACGCTGGGTGCTGTACGTTTACCTTCTGATGTTCGTGAAGCTTATCTGAACTTAAGTTGGACGCCTGTGGATGCTGCTCCGTTTATTAATACGGATTACGAGGTAGCCTATGATCAGTTTGTTCTTTCGGGTAATAAGAACTACCGGACTCCGGAAACTAAACTTTCGGGTAAGGTGGAAATGAATATAGATCCGGCAACAGGGGCGCTTCGCTCTTATATTTATAATAGGAAAGAATTACTGTTTTCCCCTGTTACATTGAGCCTCTATCGTCCGGTGACGGATAATGATAACCGTGAAAAAGTAGGAGGAGCCAAAGCTTGGAAGAAAGCCGGGTTGGATCAGTTGACACAGCGTGCCCTTACCGTGAAGACCTCTACCCGTGGCGGACGTGCCGAAGTGGAGTTATTGAATGTCCGTGGTGAAAAAGTGGGAACCGCTTCTTTCGTCTATACATTAAAGAAAAACGGCGAATTGGATATACAGACACACTTCGTGCCGGATACCACCGTTATCTCTTCACTGGCGCGTGTAGGGTTTACTTTTGAAATGCCCGATACTTACAGTCAGGTGTCTTATCTGGGGCGTGGAGACCATGAAACTTATATGGATCGTAACCAATCCGGTAAAATAGGTATTTATCACACTGATGTGGAGCGTATGTTCCACTATTATGTTCGTCCGCAGGCAACGGGTAACCGTACAGATGTCCGTTGGATGCAACTTGCTGATGAGGCAGGTGAGGGGCTGGCATTCCGTTCCGATACCTCGTTCCAATTTAGTGTGGTTCCTTTTACGGATGAGAATCTGGATGCGGCAACGCATATCAATCAACTACGGCGCGAAGGAGTGATAACTGTTCATCTGGATGCCGCACAGGCAGGAGTCGGTACGGCTACCTGTGGTCCTGGAGTGTTGCCGCAGTATCGTGTACCTGTGCAGGATTACACATTCCGGTTTACAATCCGTCCTTTGAAATAG
- a CDS encoding glycoside hydrolase family 20 protein produces the protein MRYRTIHTLVCFLLLMAANIQADNLTQPVPLVPCPVSIVPGTGNFHFSEKTTFAVENEEQAVEVRRFTALLTRAAGFTPRIKVGNKKGDVCLTTDAGLKKEAYKLEITAKRINIHAADVQGFFYALQSIRQLLPAAIEGGQVVTGIDWTVPAVTITDQPRFGYRGLLVDVARFFSPKENLLRIIDCMAMLKLNTLHFHLTDDNGWRIEIKKYPLLTEIGSRRVDRPGKNFSERRNPRQGEPTVEKGYYTQDDIREIVAYAGERHIEVIPEIEMPAHSNAALAAYPLLACPVVNKYIGVLPGLGGENADVIYCAGNDSVFTFLQDVLDEVLGLFPSKYIHLGGDEARKTHWEACPLCRARMKQEKLENEEELQGYFMGRMARYVQSKGREVIGWDELTNATIPEGFIIQGWQGYGQAAMKAAELGHRFIMTPARIMYLIRYQGPQWFEPVTYFGNNTLKDVYDYEPIQRDWSQHTTSLLMGVQACMWTEFCNAPEDVDYLLFPRLSALAEVAWAKPERKNWKSYLKALDHFNEHLTAKGIVYARSMYNIQHTVTPKDDCLQVQLDCIRPDVEVRYTTDGTMPTVQSALYTRPLMLTSTKTIKAATFASGKQMGQTLELPVVWNPTTAKAIKSIGADNIGLLVNGVRGSLKYTDSEWCSWMKNDTVSFTLDLKKPETVNRLTLGSITNYGMAVHKPARIETLISTDGADFRKVSERTYTKDDIFREGIFREDISFEVGEKTRYVRVVAYGAGDCPFTHVRPGQEARIYFDEIIVE, from the coding sequence ATGAGATATAGAACTATTCACACACTGGTATGCTTCCTGCTTTTGATGGCGGCGAACATACAGGCTGATAACTTGACACAACCCGTTCCCTTAGTTCCCTGCCCGGTCAGTATAGTGCCGGGCACGGGTAACTTTCATTTCTCTGAAAAAACAACCTTTGCTGTGGAGAACGAGGAACAAGCTGTAGAAGTACGCCGCTTTACCGCACTTCTCACCCGTGCGGCAGGATTTACTCCTCGCATAAAGGTGGGAAACAAGAAAGGAGATGTTTGTCTGACGACGGATGCCGGTTTGAAGAAAGAAGCCTATAAACTGGAAATTACAGCTAAAAGAATAAACATTCATGCTGCCGATGTACAAGGCTTCTTCTATGCTTTGCAGAGTATCCGCCAACTGCTGCCTGCCGCCATCGAAGGTGGACAAGTAGTGACAGGCATCGACTGGACAGTTCCGGCTGTTACTATCACCGACCAGCCCCGTTTCGGCTATCGCGGGTTGTTGGTGGACGTGGCACGGTTCTTCTCCCCTAAGGAGAACCTGCTGCGTATCATCGACTGCATGGCGATGCTGAAACTGAATACACTGCATTTCCATCTGACGGATGATAATGGATGGCGCATCGAAATCAAGAAATACCCGTTGCTTACGGAGATAGGTTCCCGCCGCGTAGACCGTCCGGGCAAGAATTTTTCGGAACGCCGCAATCCCCGCCAGGGTGAACCTACGGTAGAAAAGGGATATTATACACAGGATGATATCCGCGAGATAGTGGCTTATGCCGGGGAACGCCATATCGAAGTAATTCCTGAAATAGAAATGCCGGCGCACAGTAATGCCGCACTGGCTGCCTATCCGCTATTGGCGTGTCCGGTGGTGAATAAATATATCGGTGTGTTGCCCGGTTTGGGGGGAGAGAATGCCGATGTCATCTACTGTGCCGGAAACGACAGTGTGTTCACTTTCCTGCAAGATGTGCTGGACGAAGTTCTCGGACTTTTCCCTTCAAAGTATATCCATCTGGGTGGAGATGAGGCTCGGAAGACGCATTGGGAAGCATGCCCGTTGTGCCGGGCGCGGATGAAACAGGAGAAACTGGAGAATGAAGAAGAACTGCAAGGTTACTTTATGGGGCGTATGGCTCGCTATGTGCAGAGCAAAGGCCGTGAGGTGATAGGCTGGGATGAGCTGACGAATGCTACTATCCCGGAAGGTTTTATCATTCAGGGATGGCAGGGTTACGGACAGGCTGCGATGAAAGCTGCCGAACTGGGACATCGCTTTATCATGACGCCCGCAAGGATTATGTATCTCATCCGCTATCAGGGACCGCAATGGTTTGAACCGGTGACATACTTCGGAAACAATACGTTGAAGGATGTGTACGACTACGAACCGATACAAAGAGACTGGTCGCAGCATACCACTTCCCTGTTAATGGGAGTGCAGGCCTGCATGTGGACGGAGTTCTGCAACGCTCCCGAGGATGTGGATTATTTGTTGTTTCCCCGTTTGTCTGCATTGGCCGAGGTAGCTTGGGCAAAACCGGAACGTAAGAACTGGAAATCCTATCTGAAAGCTTTGGATCATTTCAATGAACACCTTACAGCGAAAGGAATTGTTTATGCCCGTTCTATGTATAACATACAGCATACGGTGACGCCAAAAGATGACTGCCTGCAAGTGCAACTGGATTGCATTCGTCCGGATGTAGAGGTACGCTACACAACGGATGGCACTATGCCCACAGTACAGTCCGCCCTCTATACCCGGCCATTGATGCTCACGAGTACAAAAACAATAAAAGCTGCCACCTTTGCATCTGGAAAGCAAATGGGACAAACGCTGGAACTGCCTGTTGTTTGGAATCCGACAACGGCAAAGGCTATAAAGAGCATTGGTGCCGACAACATCGGTCTGCTGGTGAATGGTGTGCGTGGAAGCCTGAAATATACCGACTCCGAATGGTGTTCATGGATGAAGAACGATACCGTCTCTTTCACCCTCGATCTGAAGAAGCCCGAAACCGTGAACCGATTGACGCTGGGTTCTATCACCAATTACGGTATGGCGGTGCACAAGCCTGCAAGGATAGAAACTCTGATTTCGACAGATGGTGCGGACTTCCGCAAAGTCTCCGAACGAACTTACACGAAGGATGACATCTTCCGTGAAGGTATTTTCCGCGAGGATATTTCGTTTGAGGTGGGAGAGAAAACACGTTATGTCCGTGTTGTGGCATACGGGGCAGGCGATTGTCCTTTCACTCATGTACGACCGGGACAGGAAGCACGGATATATTTCGATGAAATTATAGTAGAGTAA